The Pseudomonas asiatica genome has a segment encoding these proteins:
- the ccoM gene encoding cytochrome c oxidase subunit CcoM, with amino-acid sequence MFFDNVVIAGVVTVGLMVVFFAGLGIFIWKDSNKRKPR; translated from the coding sequence ATGTTCTTCGACAACGTGGTTATCGCCGGAGTGGTAACGGTCGGGTTGATGGTCGTCTTCTTTGCCGGTCTGGGCATTTTCATCTGGAAGGACTCGAACAAGCGCAAGCCGCGCTGA
- a CDS encoding aspartate-semialdehyde dehydrogenase, which produces MLPPIIPLSAAPVTSQQDPVKPTPDIKPVVPTQPASGESAIDLKHQRDPQEQALLLRDEQRRQQQRRQKGDDERYSAMPGDEVNADNTVPVAPLMGEHVRQGLLVDIEV; this is translated from the coding sequence ATGCTGCCACCGATCATTCCGCTCAGTGCCGCGCCGGTGACCTCGCAACAGGACCCGGTCAAGCCGACACCCGACATCAAGCCGGTGGTGCCGACGCAGCCTGCATCCGGTGAAAGTGCCATCGACCTCAAGCACCAGCGTGACCCGCAGGAGCAGGCGCTGCTGCTGCGCGACGAGCAGCGCCGCCAGCAGCAACGCCGGCAGAAGGGCGACGACGAACGCTACAGTGCGATGCCGGGTGACGAGGTCAACGCCGACAACACCGTGCCGGTGGCGCCGTTGATGGGCGAGCATGTACGCCAGGGGCTGCTGGTGGACATCGAAGTCTGA
- a CDS encoding M949_RS01915 family surface polysaccharide biosynthesis protein, whose amino-acid sequence MSAKHRWISTSMAVGSLLLLAACEQKNFETLPAIPIEQLEVLGVQTPIKSVHFRDRDGEGLLVLSRSDGQASDPESEQEVDKVVLKATLYGRTAENDAFKARWQIEQETTCPGLDLDVDFYNDVSDVGDLNKDGVAEVTVASHAFCGGGIDPHDIAIEMREGQASYSITGQSLITPAGEEPIGGEREDSASLKAAPQVLREHMDAVWQQVYKRPWSEASPPSDDDPDDEAE is encoded by the coding sequence ATGTCTGCCAAGCACCGCTGGATCAGCACTTCGATGGCCGTGGGCAGCCTGTTGCTGCTGGCCGCCTGCGAGCAGAAAAACTTCGAGACCTTGCCCGCCATCCCGATCGAGCAGCTCGAGGTACTGGGTGTGCAGACACCGATCAAGAGCGTGCACTTTCGTGACCGCGACGGTGAAGGCCTGCTGGTATTGAGCCGCAGCGATGGCCAGGCCAGCGACCCGGAAAGCGAGCAGGAAGTGGACAAGGTGGTACTCAAGGCCACGCTTTACGGGCGCACCGCCGAAAACGACGCGTTCAAGGCGCGCTGGCAGATCGAACAGGAAACCACCTGCCCGGGCCTGGACCTGGACGTGGACTTCTATAACGACGTAAGCGATGTCGGCGACCTGAACAAGGACGGCGTCGCCGAGGTGACGGTCGCCAGCCACGCCTTCTGCGGCGGTGGCATCGACCCGCACGACATCGCCATCGAGATGCGCGAAGGGCAGGCCAGCTACAGCATCACCGGCCAGTCGCTGATCACCCCGGCGGGTGAAGAGCCGATCGGCGGTGAGCGCGAGGACAGCGCTTCGCTCAAGGCCGCGCCGCAGGTGCTGCGCGAGCACATGGACGCGGTCTGGCAGCAGGTGTACAAGCGGCCCTGGAGCGAGGCCAGCCCGCCAAGCGACGACGACCCTGACGACGAAGCCGAATAA
- the rapA gene encoding RNA polymerase-associated protein RapA has translation MAQQYQPGQRWISDSEAELGLGTILAQDGRLLTVLYPATGDTRQYSLRNAPLTRVRFSPGDQITHFEGWKLTVREVEDIDGLMVYHGLDGQNQPRTLPETQLSNFIQFRLASDRLFAGQIDPLSWFSLRYNTLQHTSKQMQSALWGLGGCRAQPIAHQLHIAREVADRSAPRVLLADEVGLGKTIEAGLVIHRQLLSGRASRVLILVPENLQHQWLVEMRRRFNLQVALFDAERFIESDASNPFEDAQLALVALEWLVDDEKAQDALFAAGWDLMVVDEAHHLVWHEDQVSAEYGLVEQLAQVIPGVLLLTATPEQLGQDSHFARLRLLDPNRFHDLAAFRAESEHYRPVAEAVQELLDEGRLSPKAHATIQGFLGAEGEALLAAVSDGDTQASARLIRELLDRHGTGRVLFRNTRAAIQGFPERQLHPYPLATPEQYRDLPAGEHAELYPEVAFQAQGEVADDERWWRFDPRVDWLIDTLKMLKRTKVLVICAHAETAMDLEDALRVRSGIPASVFHEGMSILERDRAAAYFADEEFGAQVLICSEIGSEGRNFQFAHHLVMFDLPAHPDLLEQRIGRLDRIGQKHTIQLHIPYLQDSPQERLFQWYHEGLNAFLNTCPTGNALQHQFGPRLLPLLEGGESKAWEALVADARSERERLEAELHTGRDRLLELNSGGAGEGQALVEDILEQDDQFALPIYMETLFDAFGIDSEDHSENALILKPSEKMLDASFPLGDDEGVTITYDRGQALSREDMQFLTWEHPMVQGGMDLVLSGSMGNTAVALIKNKALKPGTVLLELLFVSEVVAPRSLQLGRYLPPAALRCLLDANGNDLASRVAFETLNDQLESVPRASANKFVQAQRDVLAQRISSGEAKVMPAHVERVAEAQRRLTAEADEELARLIALQAVNPSVRDSEIEALRKQREEGLAMLEKAALRLEAIRVLVAG, from the coding sequence ATGGCGCAGCAGTATCAACCGGGGCAACGCTGGATCAGCGACAGCGAAGCCGAGCTCGGCCTGGGTACCATCCTGGCGCAGGATGGCCGCCTGTTGACCGTGCTCTACCCGGCCACTGGCGACACCCGCCAGTATTCCCTGCGCAATGCGCCGCTGACCCGCGTGCGCTTCTCGCCAGGTGACCAGATCACCCACTTCGAAGGCTGGAAGCTGACCGTGCGCGAGGTCGAGGACATCGACGGGCTGATGGTCTACCACGGCCTGGACGGGCAGAACCAGCCGCGCACCCTGCCGGAAACCCAGTTGTCGAACTTCATCCAGTTCCGCCTGGCCAGCGATCGCCTGTTCGCCGGGCAGATCGACCCACTGTCGTGGTTCAGCCTGCGCTACAACACCCTGCAGCACACCAGCAAGCAGATGCAGTCGGCGCTGTGGGGCCTGGGCGGCTGCCGTGCCCAACCCATCGCCCACCAGTTGCACATCGCCCGCGAAGTCGCCGACCGCAGCGCGCCGCGCGTCTTGCTGGCCGACGAAGTGGGCCTGGGCAAAACCATCGAAGCCGGCCTGGTGATCCACCGCCAGCTGCTGTCGGGCCGTGCCAGCCGCGTTCTGATCCTGGTACCGGAAAACCTCCAGCACCAGTGGCTGGTGGAAATGCGCCGCCGCTTCAACCTGCAGGTGGCCCTGTTCGACGCCGAGCGTTTCATCGAAAGCGACGCCAGCAACCCGTTCGAGGATGCCCAGCTGGCGCTGGTGGCCCTGGAGTGGCTGGTCGACGACGAAAAGGCCCAGGACGCGCTGTTCGCCGCCGGCTGGGACCTGATGGTGGTGGACGAAGCCCACCACCTGGTCTGGCACGAAGACCAGGTCAGCGCCGAATATGGCCTGGTCGAACAGCTGGCCCAGGTGATCCCGGGCGTGCTGCTGCTCACGGCCACCCCCGAGCAGCTCGGCCAGGACAGCCACTTCGCCCGCCTGCGCCTGCTCGACCCCAACCGTTTCCACGACCTGGCCGCCTTCCGCGCCGAGAGCGAGCACTATCGCCCGGTGGCTGAAGCCGTACAGGAACTGCTCGACGAAGGCCGCCTGTCGCCCAAGGCCCACGCCACCATCCAGGGCTTCCTGGGTGCCGAAGGCGAAGCCCTGCTGGCCGCGGTCAGCGACGGCGATACCCAGGCCAGCGCGCGCCTGATCCGTGAGCTGCTAGACCGCCACGGCACCGGCCGCGTGCTGTTCCGTAACACCCGCGCGGCGATCCAGGGCTTCCCTGAGCGCCAGCTGCACCCTTACCCACTGGCCACGCCCGAGCAGTACCGCGACCTGCCAGCCGGCGAACACGCCGAGCTGTACCCGGAAGTCGCCTTCCAGGCCCAGGGCGAGGTGGCCGACGACGAGCGCTGGTGGCGTTTCGACCCGCGCGTCGACTGGCTGATCGACACCCTGAAGATGCTCAAGCGCACCAAGGTGCTGGTGATCTGCGCCCATGCCGAAACCGCGATGGACCTGGAAGACGCCCTGCGCGTGCGCTCCGGCATCCCGGCCTCGGTGTTCCATGAAGGCATGAGCATCCTCGAACGCGACCGCGCCGCCGCCTACTTCGCCGACGAAGAGTTCGGCGCGCAGGTGCTGATCTGCTCCGAGATCGGCAGCGAAGGCCGCAACTTCCAGTTTGCCCACCATCTGGTGATGTTCGACCTGCCGGCGCACCCCGACCTGCTCGAACAGCGCATCGGCCGCCTCGACCGTATCGGCCAGAAGCACACCATCCAGCTGCATATCCCGTACCTGCAGGACAGCCCGCAAGAGCGCCTGTTCCAGTGGTACCACGAAGGCCTCAACGCCTTCCTCAACACCTGCCCTACCGGCAACGCCCTGCAGCACCAGTTCGGCCCGCGCCTGCTGCCGCTGCTCGAAGGTGGCGAAAGCAAGGCCTGGGAAGCCCTGGTGGCCGATGCCCGCAGCGAGCGCGAACGCCTGGAAGCCGAACTGCATACCGGCCGTGACCGCCTGCTGGAGCTCAACTCCGGCGGTGCCGGCGAAGGCCAGGCGCTGGTCGAGGACATTCTCGAACAGGACGACCAGTTCGCCCTGCCGATCTACATGGAAACCCTGTTCGACGCCTTCGGCATCGACAGCGAAGACCATTCCGAGAACGCCCTGATCCTCAAGCCGAGCGAGAAGATGCTCGACGCCAGCTTCCCGCTGGGCGACGACGAAGGCGTGACCATCACCTACGACCGTGGCCAGGCGCTGTCGCGCGAGGACATGCAGTTCCTCACCTGGGAGCACCCGATGGTGCAAGGCGGCATGGACCTGGTGCTGTCCGGCTCGATGGGCAACACCGCTGTGGCGCTGATCAAGAACAAGGCGCTCAAACCCGGCACCGTGCTGCTTGAACTGCTGTTCGTCAGCGAGGTGGTGGCACCGCGCAGCCTGCAACTGGGCCGTTACCTGCCACCGGCGGCATTGCGCTGCCTGCTCGACGCCAACGGCAACGACCTGGCGTCCCGCGTGGCCTTCGAAACCCTCAACGACCAGCTGGAAAGCGTGCCACGCGCCAGCGCCAACAAGTTCGTCCAGGCACAGCGCGACGTGCTTGCCCAGCGCATCAGCAGTGGCGAGGCCAAGGTCATGCCGGCCCACGTCGAGCGCGTGGCCGAGGCCCAGCGTCGCCTCACAGCTGAAGCCGACGAAGAACTGGCGCGTCTGATCGCGCTGCAAGCGGTCAACCCGAGCGTGCGCGACAGCGAGATCGAAGCGCTGCGCAAGCAGCGCGAAGAGGGCCTGGCGATGCTGGAAAAGGCCGCCCTGCGCCTGGAAGCCATTCGCGTGCTGGTGGCTGGCTAA